A genomic region of Friedmanniella luteola contains the following coding sequences:
- a CDS encoding acyl-CoA dehydrogenase family protein, with protein sequence MTLTEITHPTAEPAATGGSTPRLAADFFGFQGRLSPAEQEAALRVRTFLEAEVRPVADGFWSRAEFPRHLIPSLARLGLLGAFVPEVRHFENSAVYRGWIALELARVDAGVATFVGVQSGLAMGAVHVGGSPEQQAAWLPRMASGEVVGAFGLTEPLSGSDSARGLRTTARREGDHWVLRGEKRWIGNATFADVVVVFAKDVADGQVKGFLVATDSPGFTASKIEDKISLRSVQNADLVLADVVVAEDRRLPGIRSFRDVATVLRLTRCDVAWQAIGIAMGAYEAALAYALQREQFGKPIAAHQLVQDLLSRCVGNITASIALCLQASTLQDEGVQRDEHSALAKSFATSRMRETVAWAREILGGNGIVLEHGVARFFADAEAIYSYEGTRDMNSLIVGRAITGHQAFV encoded by the coding sequence GTGACGCTGACCGAGATCACCCACCCGACCGCGGAGCCGGCGGCGACCGGTGGGTCGACGCCCCGGTTGGCCGCGGACTTCTTCGGCTTCCAGGGTCGGCTCAGCCCGGCCGAGCAGGAGGCGGCGCTCCGCGTCCGCACGTTCCTCGAGGCCGAGGTCCGGCCCGTCGCGGACGGGTTCTGGTCCCGGGCGGAGTTCCCGCGGCACCTGATCCCCTCGCTGGCCCGGCTGGGCCTGCTCGGGGCCTTCGTGCCCGAGGTCCGGCACTTCGAGAACAGCGCCGTCTACCGCGGCTGGATCGCCCTGGAGCTCGCCCGGGTCGACGCCGGCGTCGCCACGTTCGTCGGCGTGCAGAGCGGGTTGGCCATGGGTGCGGTGCACGTGGGCGGGTCCCCGGAGCAGCAGGCGGCGTGGCTGCCCCGGATGGCGTCCGGTGAGGTGGTCGGCGCGTTCGGGCTGACCGAGCCGCTGTCGGGCTCGGACTCCGCTCGTGGCCTCCGGACCACCGCGCGGCGCGAGGGTGACCACTGGGTGCTGCGCGGGGAGAAGCGCTGGATCGGCAACGCGACCTTCGCCGACGTCGTCGTCGTCTTCGCCAAGGACGTCGCCGACGGCCAGGTCAAGGGCTTCCTGGTCGCCACCGACAGCCCGGGCTTCACCGCCAGCAAGATCGAGGACAAGATCAGCCTCCGCTCCGTGCAGAACGCCGACCTCGTGCTGGCCGACGTGGTCGTGGCCGAGGACCGGCGGCTGCCGGGCATCCGCTCGTTCCGGGACGTGGCGACGGTGCTGCGGCTGACCCGCTGCGACGTGGCGTGGCAGGCCATCGGCATCGCCATGGGAGCCTACGAGGCCGCGCTGGCCTACGCCCTGCAGCGGGAGCAGTTCGGCAAGCCCATCGCCGCTCACCAACTGGTCCAGGACCTGCTGTCGCGCTGCGTCGGCAACATCACCGCCAGCATCGCCCTGTGCCTGCAGGCGTCCACGCTGCAGGACGAGGGCGTCCAGCGTGACGAGCACTCGGCGCTGGCCAAGTCCTTCGCGACCAGCCGGATGCGCGAGACGGTGGCCTGGGCCCGGGAGATCCTCGGCGGCAACGGCATCGTCCTCGAGCACGGCGTCGCCCGCTTCTTCGCCGACGCCGAGGCGATCTACTCCTACGAGGGCACCCGGGACATGAACTCCCTCATCGTCGGCCGGGCCATCACCGGTCACCAGGCCTTCGTCTGA
- a CDS encoding alcohol dehydrogenase catalytic domain-containing protein — MRITAAVLEEVGRPAPFAASRPLTLSTVDLDRPGPGELRVRVEAAGLCHSDLSVVDGGRPRPTPMVLGHEAAGLIEELGEGVVDVAVGDRVVMTFLPRCGRCTSCGTDGRLPCGPGSAANTAGDLLGGGRRLSRDGVPLAHHLGVSAFAEQVVVDRRSVVPVPPDVPAEVAALLGCAVLTGGGAVLNAARPQPGSPVMVVGLGGVGMAALLVAQALGHPVVAVDTVRGKLGTAAELGAVRTLTPAEVLEGGVTAPTVVEAAGHPRAFETAVAATAPGGTTVTVGLPHPGARSEVSPLLLTAEARTIVGSYLGSSVPARDVPRYVDLWRQGRLPVEQLVSHRLELGGLNEALDALALGVVLRQVVTC, encoded by the coding sequence ATGCGCATCACCGCAGCGGTCCTGGAGGAGGTCGGGCGGCCGGCCCCGTTCGCGGCGTCCCGTCCGCTCACGCTGAGCACCGTGGACCTGGACCGGCCGGGACCGGGTGAGCTGCGGGTGCGGGTGGAGGCGGCCGGGCTCTGCCACTCCGATCTGTCCGTCGTCGACGGCGGCCGGCCCCGGCCCACCCCGATGGTGCTGGGCCACGAGGCCGCGGGGCTGATCGAGGAGCTGGGCGAGGGGGTCGTCGACGTCGCCGTCGGCGACCGGGTGGTGATGACGTTCCTGCCCCGCTGCGGCCGCTGCACCTCCTGCGGCACGGACGGCCGGCTCCCCTGCGGTCCGGGCTCGGCCGCCAACACGGCCGGCGACCTGCTCGGCGGCGGCCGCCGGCTGAGCCGGGACGGCGTCCCCCTCGCCCACCACCTCGGGGTGTCGGCCTTCGCCGAGCAGGTGGTCGTCGACCGCCGCTCGGTGGTCCCCGTCCCGCCCGACGTGCCGGCCGAGGTCGCCGCCCTGCTCGGCTGTGCGGTGCTGACCGGCGGCGGCGCCGTCCTGAACGCCGCCCGGCCGCAGCCGGGCAGCCCGGTCATGGTCGTCGGCCTCGGCGGGGTCGGGATGGCGGCCCTGCTGGTGGCGCAGGCGCTCGGGCACCCGGTCGTGGCGGTCGACACGGTCCGCGGCAAGCTCGGCACGGCCGCCGAGCTGGGGGCCGTCCGGACGCTGACGCCGGCGGAGGTGCTGGAGGGCGGGGTGACGGCCCCGACGGTGGTCGAGGCGGCCGGCCACCCCCGAGCGTTCGAGACCGCCGTGGCCGCGACGGCCCCCGGCGGGACCACGGTGACGGTGGGGCTGCCGCACCCGGGGGCGCGCTCCGAGGTCTCGCCGCTGCTGCTCACCGCGGAGGCGCGCACGATTGTCGGCAGCTACCTCGGCTCGTCGGTGCCCGCCCGCGACGTGCCGCGCTACGTGGACCTGTGGCGCCAGGGCCGGCTCCCGGTCGAGCAGCTGGTCTCGCACCGGCTCGAGCTCGGCGGGCTGAACGAGGCCCTGGACGCCCTGGCGCTGGGCGTGGTGCTGCGCCAGGTCGTCACCTGCTGA
- a CDS encoding alpha/beta fold hydrolase, with translation MGDAGEVPAETAGGIEIVYETFGDRAEPPVLLVMGLGTQLLGWRAAFCEALVERGHFVVRYDNRDIGLSTHLDDASRPDFPALLAGDASSAAYDLSDMADDAVALLDHLGLDAAHVVGASLGGMIAQTLALDHPERVLSLTSIMSTTGDRGVGSATEAAMTVLLAPPARSREEALERSVASARVLGSPGYPADPEDVRRRAGEAWDRDHDPAGVGRQLAAIYASGDRTARLAGLDVPTLVLHGADDALIDVSGGRATAEVVPGAELLVLEGMGHDLPEALWPPVLDAIAALVRRADQARAA, from the coding sequence GTGGGCGACGCAGGCGAGGTCCCGGCGGAGACGGCGGGCGGCATCGAGATCGTGTACGAGACGTTCGGCGACCGGGCGGAGCCACCGGTGCTGCTGGTGATGGGCCTGGGCACCCAGCTGCTGGGCTGGCGCGCGGCCTTCTGCGAGGCGCTGGTCGAGCGCGGGCACTTCGTCGTCCGCTACGACAACCGCGACATCGGCCTGTCCACCCACCTCGACGACGCGTCCCGCCCCGACTTCCCCGCCCTGCTGGCGGGGGACGCGTCGTCGGCGGCCTACGACCTCTCCGACATGGCGGACGACGCCGTCGCCCTCCTCGACCACCTCGGGCTGGACGCGGCGCACGTCGTCGGCGCCTCCCTGGGCGGGATGATCGCCCAGACGCTCGCCCTCGACCACCCCGAGCGGGTGCTCAGCCTCACCTCGATCATGTCGACGACGGGCGACCGGGGGGTCGGCTCCGCCACCGAGGCGGCGATGACCGTCCTGCTCGCCCCGCCGGCCCGGAGCCGGGAGGAGGCGCTGGAGCGGAGCGTCGCCTCGGCCCGCGTGCTGGGCTCGCCCGGCTACCCGGCCGACCCCGAGGACGTGCGCCGGCGGGCCGGCGAGGCCTGGGACCGCGACCACGACCCCGCGGGGGTCGGCCGTCAGCTGGCCGCCATCTACGCCTCCGGTGACCGGACCGCCCGGCTGGCCGGGCTGGACGTGCCGACCCTGGTGCTGCACGGGGCCGACGACGCCCTGATCGACGTCTCCGGCGGCCGGGCCACGGCGGAGGTGGTCCCCGGCGCGGAGCTGCTCGTGCTGGAGGGCATGGGTCACGACCTCCCGGAGGCCCTGTGGCCGCCGGTGCTCGACGCGATCGCTGCGCTGGTGCGACGCGCCGACCAGGCCCGCGCGGCCTGA
- a CDS encoding SDR family oxidoreductase yields MDTALPTIAVTGVTGAVGGLVARGLVERGVPLRLLARTPAKVPPLPGCVVLPSRYGDGDPSVAALRGVSTLLMVSAAEDEDRLGQHRAFVAAAAEAGVQHVVYTSFAAAAENAVFTLGRDHWATERAIVDAGLAHTFLRDSFYLDFLPEVVGEDGVIRGPAGDGRVAAVARADVARAATAVLLDPEPHRGATYELTGPEALSFADVAEQVSAARGRPVRYHAETLEEAYASRASYGAPRWLVDAWVSTYTAIATGELARVSDDVERLTGRRPLTLRQLLAGGRG; encoded by the coding sequence ATGGACACCGCCCTGCCCACCATCGCCGTCACGGGCGTCACCGGAGCCGTCGGCGGGCTCGTCGCCCGGGGGCTGGTCGAGCGTGGCGTGCCGCTCCGGCTGCTGGCGCGGACGCCGGCGAAGGTGCCGCCGCTGCCCGGCTGCGTCGTGCTGCCGTCCCGCTACGGCGACGGCGACCCCTCCGTCGCGGCCCTCCGCGGGGTGTCGACCCTGCTGATGGTGTCTGCGGCCGAGGACGAGGACCGGCTGGGCCAGCACCGGGCCTTCGTGGCGGCCGCGGCCGAGGCGGGGGTGCAGCACGTCGTCTACACCTCCTTCGCCGCGGCGGCCGAGAACGCGGTGTTCACCCTCGGCCGCGACCACTGGGCGACCGAGCGCGCGATCGTCGACGCCGGGTTGGCGCACACCTTCCTGCGCGACTCCTTCTACCTGGACTTCCTGCCCGAGGTGGTGGGCGAGGACGGCGTCATCCGGGGTCCGGCCGGCGACGGCCGGGTCGCCGCGGTCGCCCGGGCCGACGTCGCCCGGGCGGCCACCGCGGTGCTGCTGGACCCGGAGCCGCACCGGGGGGCCACCTACGAGCTGACCGGACCGGAGGCGCTGTCCTTCGCCGACGTGGCGGAGCAGGTCTCGGCCGCCCGCGGCCGGCCGGTGCGCTACCACGCCGAGACCCTCGAGGAGGCCTACGCCTCCCGCGCGTCCTACGGCGCCCCGCGCTGGCTGGTCGACGCCTGGGTCAGCACCTACACCGCGATCGCGACCGGGGAGCTGGCCCGCGTCAGCGACGACGTGGAGCGGCTGACCGGACGGCGACCGCTCACCCTGCGCCAGCTGCTCGCGGGCGGACGCGGCTGA
- a CDS encoding multicopper oxidase family protein gives MRVSRRALLGAGLGLAGGAVLGTAGCADDPAGQTARVFRSDRPLPERFVVPLTTPPVKRPTARDGTATRYTVVQRPAQVEILPGVLTDVWGYDGLFPGPTLRARRGERVVVTHHNDLPVPTVVHLHGGHTPAASDGFPTDLVLPAGPAATSRTGHGGMPHGAGDVRRGTREHVYPGDQPAATLWYHDHRMDFTAPQVWRGLAGFHLVSDDVEDALPLPHGERDVPLMIMDRSFGADGELRYPSLDASLAGPPGVSADHTSGVLGDVLLVNGRPWPVLAVAAARYRLRLLNASNARRYDLALDPVPPQGPAFVQVASDGGLLAAPVAHDHVPLAPAERYEVLVDFGAYPVGTEVTLTNALGTGPTDAVMRFRVVRRAREDSTVPARLAAVPTLRPRRDAPRRTWRFARGRTGTGHWLINDALFDPARTDATVRLGDIEVWRFASDLHHPVHVHLAPFQVLSRGGRDPGAFDVGWKDTLDLRPGEHADVAVRFPAHPGRYLVHCHNLEHEDMGMMATFATVA, from the coding sequence GTGAGGGTGAGCCGCCGGGCCCTGCTGGGGGCAGGGCTGGGGCTCGCGGGAGGGGCCGTGCTCGGGACGGCCGGCTGCGCCGACGACCCCGCCGGCCAGACCGCACGGGTGTTCCGGAGCGACCGGCCGCTGCCCGAGCGCTTCGTCGTCCCCTTGACGACGCCGCCGGTCAAGCGGCCGACCGCCCGCGACGGCACCGCGACGCGGTACACCGTCGTCCAGCGGCCCGCGCAGGTCGAGATCCTGCCGGGCGTCCTCACCGACGTGTGGGGCTACGACGGCCTGTTCCCGGGCCCGACCCTCCGCGCCCGGCGCGGCGAGCGGGTGGTCGTGACCCACCACAACGACCTGCCGGTGCCCACCGTCGTCCACCTGCACGGCGGCCACACCCCGGCGGCCAGCGACGGGTTCCCGACCGACCTCGTGCTGCCCGCGGGACCGGCGGCCACCTCCCGGACCGGCCACGGCGGGATGCCGCACGGGGCTGGCGACGTCCGCCGCGGCACCCGCGAGCACGTCTACCCGGGCGACCAGCCGGCGGCCACGCTCTGGTACCACGACCACCGGATGGACTTCACCGCGCCGCAGGTGTGGCGCGGGCTGGCCGGGTTCCACCTCGTCTCCGACGACGTCGAGGACGCCCTCCCGCTGCCGCACGGGGAGCGGGACGTCCCGCTGATGATCATGGACCGCTCCTTCGGCGCCGACGGTGAGCTCCGCTACCCCTCGCTGGACGCCAGCCTGGCTGGTCCGCCCGGGGTGTCGGCCGACCACACCTCCGGCGTGCTCGGCGACGTGCTCCTGGTGAACGGGCGGCCCTGGCCGGTGCTGGCGGTGGCCGCGGCCCGGTACCGCCTGCGGCTGCTCAACGCGTCCAACGCCCGCCGCTACGACCTGGCGCTGGACCCGGTCCCGCCGCAGGGTCCGGCCTTCGTCCAGGTCGCCTCCGACGGCGGGCTGCTGGCGGCCCCGGTGGCGCACGACCACGTCCCGCTGGCCCCGGCCGAGCGCTACGAGGTGCTCGTCGACTTCGGCGCCTACCCGGTGGGCACCGAGGTCACCCTGACCAACGCGCTGGGCACCGGCCCCACGGACGCCGTGATGCGGTTCCGGGTCGTCAGGCGGGCCCGCGAGGACAGCACCGTGCCGGCCCGGCTCGCCGCCGTCCCGACGCTGCGGCCCCGGAGGGACGCGCCCCGACGCACCTGGCGGTTCGCCCGGGGGCGGACCGGCACGGGGCACTGGCTGATCAACGACGCACTCTTCGACCCGGCGCGGACCGACGCGACGGTGCGGCTCGGTGACATCGAGGTGTGGCGCTTCGCCAGCGACCTGCACCACCCGGTGCACGTCCACCTCGCGCCGTTCCAGGTGCTGAGCCGGGGCGGCCGGGACCCGGGCGCGTTCGACGTCGGCTGGAAGGACACCTTGGACCTGCGGCCGGGCGAGCACGCCGACGTCGCGGTGAGGTTCCCGGCCCACCCCGGCCGCTACCTCGTGCACTGCCACAACCTGGAGCACGAGGACATGGGGATGATGGCGACCTTCGCGACCGTCGCCTGA
- a CDS encoding PadR family transcriptional regulator yields the protein MGQERLKGHLDGLLLAVLESGPLHGYAVIEALQARSGGELRLPTGTVYPALRRLEEAGLTVGDWSTVGGRRRRTYALTAAGRRELQGERAEWLRFSGTIGSVLGGLRAPVPVDDESASA from the coding sequence ATGGGGCAGGAACGGCTGAAGGGCCACCTCGACGGGCTGCTGCTCGCGGTGCTGGAGTCCGGGCCGCTGCACGGCTACGCCGTCATCGAGGCGCTGCAGGCCCGCTCCGGCGGTGAGCTGCGGCTGCCGACCGGCACCGTCTACCCGGCGCTCCGCCGCCTCGAGGAGGCCGGGCTCACCGTGGGGGACTGGTCCACCGTCGGCGGTCGACGGCGGCGGACCTACGCCCTGACCGCGGCCGGCCGACGCGAGCTGCAGGGCGAGCGCGCGGAGTGGCTCCGGTTCTCGGGCACTATCGGCAGCGTCCTCGGCGGCCTGCGGGCGCCCGTACCCGTCGACGACGAGAGCGCGTCGGCATGA
- a CDS encoding MFS transporter has protein sequence MPTSARRRSWFVWGVAVAAYAVAIFQRTSLGVAAGPATERFGVGASVLSTFVVLQLVVYAAMQIPVGILVDRFGSRLLLVAGALLMAVGQTTMALATHPGTAVLARVVVGAGDAMTFISVLRIIPAWFPARRVPMVTQLTGQVGQLGQVASTIPLAAALAGPGWTPAYLGAAAVGVLAALLVLLAVRDRPVGSPAAAPVGWAEAMTDLRSSFVHPGTRLGLWSHFSTQFSGMVFVLLWGYPFMTAGLGYSPGLAGGLLTLMVLAGPVIGPVLGQLTAQYPLRRSNLIFGVMITTVATWTLVLLWPGTVPLPLLVLLLVVLAAYGPASAVGFDFARSFNPSTRLGAASGIVNMGGFTASLITIFAIGVILDWRAPTGAFDLADFEIAFCFQYVLWAFGFVSLWSSRRLTRAGMRADGGAPIDPLARAIARRWRHRPRR, from the coding sequence GTGCCCACCTCCGCCCGCCGCCGCTCCTGGTTCGTCTGGGGTGTGGCGGTGGCGGCCTACGCGGTGGCCATCTTCCAGCGCACCTCCCTCGGCGTCGCCGCCGGTCCGGCGACGGAGCGGTTCGGTGTCGGCGCCTCCGTGCTGTCGACGTTCGTCGTCCTCCAGCTCGTCGTCTACGCCGCCATGCAGATCCCGGTGGGCATCCTCGTCGACCGGTTCGGGTCGCGGCTGCTGCTGGTCGCGGGTGCGCTGCTGATGGCCGTCGGCCAGACGACGATGGCGCTGGCCACCCACCCGGGCACGGCGGTGCTGGCCCGGGTGGTCGTCGGCGCCGGCGACGCCATGACCTTCATCTCGGTGCTGCGGATCATCCCGGCCTGGTTCCCCGCCCGGCGGGTGCCGATGGTCACCCAGCTGACGGGGCAGGTCGGCCAGCTGGGGCAGGTGGCCAGCACCATCCCGCTGGCCGCGGCCCTCGCCGGTCCCGGGTGGACGCCGGCCTACCTCGGGGCGGCCGCCGTCGGGGTGCTGGCCGCCCTCCTGGTGCTGCTGGCGGTCCGCGACCGGCCGGTCGGCAGCCCCGCCGCGGCCCCCGTCGGCTGGGCGGAGGCGATGACCGACCTGCGCAGCTCGTTCGTCCACCCCGGCACGCGGTTGGGGCTGTGGTCGCACTTCAGCACGCAGTTCTCGGGGATGGTCTTCGTCCTGCTCTGGGGCTACCCGTTCATGACGGCCGGCCTCGGCTACAGCCCCGGCCTGGCCGGCGGGCTGCTCACCCTGATGGTGCTGGCGGGGCCCGTGATCGGGCCGGTGCTGGGGCAGCTGACGGCCCAGTACCCGCTGCGCCGGTCGAACCTGATCTTCGGGGTCATGATCACCACGGTCGCCACCTGGACCCTGGTGCTGCTGTGGCCGGGCACCGTGCCCCTGCCGCTGCTGGTCCTGCTGCTGGTGGTGCTGGCCGCCTACGGACCGGCGTCCGCGGTCGGCTTCGACTTCGCCCGCTCGTTCAACCCCTCGACGCGGCTGGGGGCGGCGTCGGGCATCGTCAACATGGGCGGCTTCACCGCGTCGTTGATCACGATCTTCGCGATCGGGGTGATCTTGGACTGGCGGGCGCCGACCGGCGCGTTCGACCTCGCGGACTTCGAGATCGCCTTCTGCTTCCAGTACGTGCTGTGGGCGTTCGGCTTCGTGTCGCTGTGGAGCAGCCGCCGGCTCACCCGGGCCGGCATGCGCGCGGACGGCGGCGCCCCGATCGACCCGCTGGCCCGCGCCATCGCCCGGCGCTGGCGCCACCGGCCCCGACGGTGA
- a CDS encoding M20/M25/M40 family metallo-hydrolase, whose translation MTHAYAADAEVVALCRDLIRIDTSNYGDQPGPGERAAAEHVATLLDEVGIEAELLEPEPGRTSVVARWEPEGVDRSLSPLLVHGHLDVVPANADDWSVPPFAGEVVDDCLWGRGAVDMKDFDAMVLSVVRARARAGAAPRRPLRLVFTADEEAGSGLGAQWLVDEHRDTVADCELAIGEVGGFSLTVRDDLRLYLVQTAEKGMAWLDLIADGRAGHGSFRNDDNAVTALSAAVARVGAHAWPHRITSAQQAFLDAVAEAFEVELDPGTIEETLARLGSIARMVGATMSNTANPTMLDAGYKHNVIPGQARAAIDGRFVPGGEQEFYETITELIGDRVRYEVVTRQDAVETAFSGSLVEAMQACLAAEDPGARAVPFLMSGGTDAKAWDRLGIRSFGFAPLRLPPELDFVGMFHGVDERVPTASLEFGARVLDRFLDQA comes from the coding sequence GTGACCCACGCCTACGCCGCCGACGCCGAGGTGGTGGCGCTGTGCCGCGACCTCATCCGGATCGACACCTCCAACTACGGCGACCAGCCGGGACCGGGGGAGCGGGCGGCCGCCGAGCACGTGGCCACCCTGCTGGACGAGGTGGGCATCGAGGCCGAGCTGCTCGAGCCGGAGCCCGGGCGGACCAGTGTCGTCGCGCGCTGGGAGCCGGAGGGCGTCGACCGCTCGCTGTCGCCGCTGCTGGTGCACGGCCACCTCGACGTGGTGCCGGCCAACGCCGACGACTGGTCGGTCCCGCCGTTCGCCGGCGAGGTGGTCGACGACTGCCTGTGGGGCCGCGGGGCCGTCGACATGAAGGACTTCGACGCCATGGTGCTGAGCGTGGTCCGGGCGCGGGCCCGGGCCGGCGCGGCCCCCCGCCGTCCGCTCCGGCTGGTGTTCACCGCCGACGAGGAGGCGGGCAGCGGGCTCGGGGCGCAGTGGCTGGTGGACGAGCACCGCGACACCGTCGCCGACTGCGAGCTGGCCATCGGCGAGGTCGGCGGCTTCTCCCTGACCGTCCGCGACGACCTGCGGCTGTACCTCGTCCAGACCGCCGAGAAGGGGATGGCCTGGCTCGACCTCATCGCGGACGGCCGGGCGGGCCACGGCTCCTTCCGCAACGACGACAACGCGGTGACCGCGCTCAGCGCCGCCGTCGCCCGGGTCGGTGCTCACGCCTGGCCTCACCGGATCACCTCCGCGCAGCAGGCGTTCCTCGACGCGGTCGCCGAGGCGTTCGAGGTGGAGCTGGACCCCGGCACGATCGAGGAGACGCTGGCCCGGCTGGGCAGCATCGCCCGGATGGTCGGCGCGACGATGTCGAACACGGCGAACCCGACGATGCTGGACGCCGGCTACAAGCACAACGTCATCCCCGGCCAGGCGCGGGCGGCGATCGACGGCCGCTTCGTCCCCGGGGGTGAGCAGGAGTTCTACGAGACCATCACCGAGCTGATCGGGGACCGCGTCCGCTACGAGGTGGTCACCCGCCAGGACGCCGTCGAGACCGCGTTCTCGGGCTCGCTGGTCGAGGCGATGCAGGCCTGCCTGGCCGCCGAGGACCCCGGCGCGCGGGCCGTCCCGTTCCTGATGAGCGGCGGCACCGACGCCAAGGCGTGGGACCGGCTGGGCATCCGCTCCTTCGGCTTCGCGCCGTTGCGGCTGCCCCCGGAGCTCGACTTCGTCGGGATGTTCCACGGCGTCGACGAGCGGGTCCCGACGGCGTCGCTCGAGTTCGGGGCGCGCGTTCTCGACCGCTTCCTGGACCAGGCGTGA
- a CDS encoding DUF5703 family protein has product MTKRAVEYEIEKVRLGRHLSRGAVRQLLTDQAEYGGWELTRLRRYRDGTRDIWIRRKIIRVPASV; this is encoded by the coding sequence ATGACCAAGCGCGCCGTGGAGTACGAGATCGAGAAGGTCCGGCTGGGCCGCCACCTGTCCCGAGGTGCCGTCCGCCAGCTGCTCACCGACCAGGCCGAGTACGGCGGCTGGGAGCTGACGCGGCTCCGCCGCTACCGGGACGGCACCCGGGACATCTGGATCCGCCGGAAGATCATCCGGGTCCCCGCCTCCGTGTGA
- a CDS encoding aldo/keto reductase, with the protein MEQRPVGTSGLRVSRLGLGTMTWARDTTDQQARSLLEMFHEAGGTLVDTAAAYGAGDAERLVGSLVAEMGIRDDVVLATKAGFVIRDGERIVDTSRRALLRDLEGSLRRLGTDHVDLWQVHAWGDAPLAETLDAVDHAVAAGMVRYAGISNFVGWQTAQAATWQQAFPGRTPITSAQVEYSLLARRAEVEVLPAARAFGMGFFPWSPLGRGVLTGQYRAGTPRGSRAATDHFAWFVEPYLEARSRGVVEAVVRAAEGLDLSPLQVALLWVRDAPGVTAPLLGARTAGQLAPALAVEDQALPYEIASALDDVSGGPNAARPVPVGGRSA; encoded by the coding sequence ATGGAACAGCGGCCGGTCGGGACGAGCGGCCTGCGCGTGTCGCGGCTGGGTCTGGGGACGATGACCTGGGCCCGCGACACGACCGACCAGCAGGCCCGTTCGCTGCTGGAGATGTTTCACGAGGCCGGCGGCACGCTGGTCGACACCGCGGCCGCCTACGGCGCCGGGGACGCCGAGCGGCTGGTCGGCTCCCTGGTGGCGGAGATGGGGATCCGCGACGACGTGGTGCTGGCCACGAAGGCCGGCTTCGTCATCCGCGACGGGGAGCGGATCGTCGACACCTCCCGGCGGGCGCTGCTGCGCGACCTCGAGGGATCGCTGCGCCGGCTCGGCACCGACCACGTCGACCTCTGGCAGGTGCACGCCTGGGGTGACGCACCGCTGGCCGAGACCCTCGACGCCGTCGACCACGCCGTCGCGGCCGGGATGGTGCGCTACGCCGGCATCTCGAACTTCGTCGGCTGGCAGACCGCGCAGGCCGCCACCTGGCAGCAGGCGTTCCCGGGCCGGACCCCGATCACCAGCGCGCAGGTGGAGTACTCGCTGCTGGCCCGCCGCGCCGAGGTCGAGGTGCTGCCCGCCGCCCGGGCGTTCGGGATGGGCTTCTTCCCCTGGTCACCGCTGGGTCGGGGGGTGCTGACCGGCCAGTACCGGGCGGGGACGCCCCGGGGGTCGCGCGCCGCCACCGACCACTTCGCCTGGTTCGTCGAGCCGTACCTGGAGGCCCGCAGCCGTGGCGTCGTCGAGGCCGTCGTCCGGGCGGCGGAGGGGCTGGACCTCTCACCGCTCCAGGTGGCGCTGCTCTGGGTGCGGGACGCACCCGGGGTCACCGCTCCCCTGCTCGGCGCCCGGACGGCGGGCCAGCTCGCGCCCGCCCTCGCCGTCGAGGACCAGGCCCTGCCGTACGAGATCGCCTCGGCACTCGACGACGTCTCCGGCGGGCCCAACGCGGCCCGGCCGGTGCCCGTGGGCGGACGCTCGGCCTGA